The Silurus meridionalis isolate SWU-2019-XX chromosome 16, ASM1480568v1, whole genome shotgun sequence genome has a segment encoding these proteins:
- the LOC124399120 gene encoding lysophosphatidic acid receptor 6, which produces MNTSSNDSCDGEWSADFQFYLFPITYILVMVFGLLGNLGALYIFIFKTEHKSPSRVYIISLAVADTAFLCVLPFRIHYHLNGNDWTFGNVACRLTGTLFFSNVYISIAFMSCICVDRYLATVHPHTYLRLRNTRCSVAVSVCVWGFGGATILAFMLTSPDMHKTQGRTSCFENFSENEWKTSLAPYSAFSLIFGALLPSIVILVLYPVVARRIARIKTRTARGALRIIYTILAITVLCFLPYHFVYFLHVLWRTQVIHNCLLADGIYKARRVTMALVSMNSLLDPVLYYFATSHCKWNCKRNFKLLKPKKRRGIYAISESL; this is translated from the coding sequence ATGAACACCTCCAGTAACGACTCCTGCGACGGCGAGTGGAGCGCCGATTTCCAGTTCTACCTCTTCCCCATTACCTACATCTTAGTGATGGTGTTCGGTCTGCTGGGCAATCTGGGTGCTCTGTATATCTTCATCTTCAAAACAGAGCACAAGTCCCCCTCACGTGTTTACATCATCAGTCTGGCGGTGGCCGACACCGCCTTCCTGTGCGTCCTACCATTCCGAATTCACTATCACCTCAACGGAAACGACTGGACCTTTGGGAACGTGGCATGCCGCCTGACGGGGACGCTCTTCTTCTCCAACGTCTACATCAGCATCGCATTCATGAGCTGCATCTGCGTGGACCGCTACCTGGCCACCGTCCATCCCCACACGTACCTACGCCTCCGCAACACACGCTGCTCGGTAGCAGTGTCCGTCTGCGTTTGGGGGTTTGGAGGGGCGACTATTTTAGCCTTCATGCTCACGTCTCCGGACATGCACAAGACCCAGGGGAGAACAAGCTGCTTCGAGAACTTCTCAGAAAATGAATGGAAGACAAGTCTGGCCCCGTACAGCGCCTTCAGTCTGATTTTCGGTGCTTTGCTTCCATCAATCGTCATCCTGGTGCTCTACCCAGTTGTGGCGCGTCGCATCGCGCGGATCAAGACGCGAACGGCGCGCGGTGCCCTGAGGATCATTTACACCATCCTGGCCATCACCGTCCTCTGCTTCTTGCCGTATCACTTCGTGTACTTTCTGCACGTGCTGTGGAGAACTCAAGTCATTCATAACTGCTTGCTGGCGGACGGTATCTACAAAGCCAGACGCGTTACCATGGCGCTGGTCAGCATGAACAGCTTACTCGACCCAGTGCTTTATTACTTCGCTACCAGCCACTGCAAGTGGAACTGCAAGAGAAACTTCAAGTTGCTAAAGCCGAAGAAGAGAAGAGGCATCTACGCCATCTCGGAGAGCTTATAA
- the ints11 gene encoding integrator complex subunit 11, whose product MPDIKVTPLGAGQDVGRSCILLSIGGKNIMLDCGMHMGFNDDRRFPDFSYITQNGRLTDFLDCVIISHFHLDHCGALPYMSEMVGYEGPIYMTHPTKAICPILLEDFRKITVDKKGETNFFTSQMIKDCMKKVVPLHLHQTVQVDDELEIKAYYAGHVLGAAMVLIKVGAESVVYTGDYNMTPDRHLGAAWIDKCRPDILITESTYATTIRDSKRCRERDFLKKVHETIERGGKVLIPVFALGRAQELCILLETFWERMNLKAPIYFSTGLTEKANHYYKLFITWTNQKIRKTFVQRNMFEFKHIKAFDRSYADNPGPMVVFATPGMLHAGQSLQIFKKWAGNEKNMVIMPGYCVQGTVGHKILNGQKKLEMEGRATLEVKLQVEYMSFSAHADAKGIMQLIRMAEPHNILLVHGEAKKMEFLKDKIEQEFNVSCFMPANGETTTVTTNPSVPVDISLNLLKREIALGGPLPDPKKPRTMHGTLIMKDNNLRLVSPEQALKELGLSEHQLRFTCRVHLQDPHSDADTLARIYSHLKSMLRGYTVQHLPDGTVIVDSIVLKVSSSSDEPHLKVILLSWSYQDEELGSFLSNLLKKGLPSGL is encoded by the exons ATGCCGGACATCAAAGTGACGCCTCTGG gTGCTGGACAGGATGTCGGCCGCAGCTGCATCCTGCTCTCTATAGGAGGCAAGAACATCATGCTGGATTGTGGGATGCATATGGGATTCAACGATGAT AGACGCTTTCCAGACTTCTCTTACATCACTCAGAACGGACGCCTCACAGACTTTTTGGACTGTGTAATAATAag CCATTTCCACCTGGACCACTGTGGCGCTCTTCCCTACATGAGCGAGATGGTGGGATACGAGGGCCCGATCTACATGACCCACCCCACCAAAGCCATCTGCCCCATCCTGCTGGAGGACTTCCGCAAGATCACGGTGGACAAAAAGGGCGAGACCAACTTCTTCACTTCGCAAATGATCAAAGACTGCATGAAGAAAGTGGTGCCGCTCCACCTGCACCAGACCGTTCAG GTGGATGACGAGCTCGAGATCAAAGCGTACTACGCCGGACACGTCCTCGGCGCAGCAATGGTGTTGATTAAAGTCGGCGCCGAGTCCGTCGTCTACACC GGCGACTACAACATGACCCCAGACAGGCACTTGGg AGCGGCCTGGATTGACAAATGTCGCCCAGACATTCTGATCACCGAGTCGACCTACGCCACCACGATCCGCGACTCGAAGCGGTGCcgagagagagactttttaaAGAAAGTTCACGAAACCATCGAGAGAGGAGGAAAG gttcTCATTCCGGTGTTCGCTTTGGGACGAGCTCAGGAGCTCTGCATTCTCCTGGAAACGTTCTG GGAGAGAATGAATCTGAAAGCACCCATATACTTCTCCACGGGCCTGACGGAGAAAGCCAACCATTACTACAAACTCTTCATCACGTGGACCAATCAGAAGATTCGCAAGACCTTCGTGCAGAGGAACATGTTCGAGTTCAAACACATCAAAGCTTTCGATCGCTCCTACGCAGACAATCCCGGGCCCATG GTGGTGTTCGCTACTCCTGGGATGCTACACGCAGGCCAGTCGCTACAGATCTTTAAGAAATGGGCGGGCAATGAGAAGAACATG GTCATTATGCCCGGGTACTGCGTGCAGGGGACAGTCGGCCACAAGATTCTGAACGGCCAGAAGAAGCTGGAGATGGAGGGAAGAGCCACG CTGGAGGTGAAGCTGCAGGTGGAGTACATGTCGTTCAGCGCTCACGCCGACGCTAAAGGCATTATGCAGCTGATCCGCATGGCCGAACCTCACAACATCCTGCTGGTCCACGGCGAGGCTAAGAAGATGGAGTTCCTCAAAGACAAGATCGAGCAGGAGTTCA ATGTCAGCTGCTTCATGCCGGCTAACGGCGAGACCACCACGGTGACGACTAACCCGAGCGTACCTGTGGACATCTCGCTCAACCTGCTGAAGAGAGAGATCGCCCTGGGAg GTCCTCTACCTGACCCTAAGAAGCCACGTACCATGCATGGAACCCTGATCATGAAGGACAAT AATCTGAGGCTCGTGTCCCCAGAGCAGGCTTTAAAGGAGCTGGGACTTTCTGAGCACCAGCTGCGATTTACATGCCGTGTGCATCTGCAGGACCCTCACAGCGACGCTGACACACTTGCCCGCATCTACAGCCATCTTAagag CATGCTGAGGGGTTACACCGTGCAGCACCTTCCCGACGGCACCGTTATCGTCGACTCCATCGTCCTCAAAGTGTCTTCGTCAAGCGACGAGCCTCATCTTAAAGTGATCCTGCTCTCCTGGAGTTATCAG gATGAAGAGCTTGGCAGTTTTCTTTCTAATCTGCTGAAGAAAGGTCTCCCCTCTGGGTTGTGA
- the LOC124399047 gene encoding ceramide-1-phosphate transfer protein → MADSFSLHNVLDKFKLCLSDNKEVYIQYYIAGWRELVSFMNSLGSVFYFISSDVVKKIQILDNYLTDENGPQYLTIQSMVKYELDNKLVDLTKGGSHPESGCRTLLRLHRALLWLQLFLESLRTSTEESKTSALCSEAYNASLAQYHPWIIRKAAGVALCTLPGRDAFFDVMNAGSHQDVITLLGEALPQISEVYQITQDLYAKNNLLDLP, encoded by the exons ATGGCAGATTCTTTTAGTCTTCACAATGTTTTGGACAAATTCAAGTTATGTCTCAGTGATAATAAGGAAGTCTACATTCAGTACTATATAGCAGGATGGCGTGAGCTTGTGAG CTTTATGAACAGCCTCGGAAGCGTCTTTTACTTCATCTCCAGCGATGTAgtgaaaaaaatccagatcCTTGACAACTACCTGACGGACGAGAACGGGCCGCAATACCTCACCATCCAGTCTATGGTGAAGTATGAGTTGGACAACAAGCTGGTGGATCTTACCAAAGGAGGCAGCCACCCTGAGTCGGGTTGCCGCACGTTGCTGCGTCTGCACCGTGCCCTGCTCTGGCTCCAGCTCTTCCTGGAGAGTCTGCGCACCAGCACCGAGGAGAGTAAAACCTCCGCCTTGTGCTCCGAGGCCTACAACGCATCGCTGGCGCAGTATCACCCGTGGATCATCCGGAAAGCAGCAGGAGTCGCGCTTTGCACTCTGCCAGGCCGCGACGCGTTCTTCGACGTGATGAACGCAGGCAGCCACCAGGATGTGATCACGCTGCTGGGTGAAGCTTTACCTCAGATCTCAGAAGTCTATCagatcacacaggacctgtacGCAAAAAACAACCTGCTCGACTTACCCTGA